Proteins encoded within one genomic window of Humulus lupulus chromosome 1, drHumLupu1.1, whole genome shotgun sequence:
- the LOC133779736 gene encoding methyl jasmonate esterase 1-like produces MDFMASLPATVANKIVLVGHSLGGLSISLAMESFPRKISAVVFVASAMPGPNFSFLNISQKMTRRAGSFVDSKFIFENGPNKSPTASILGPIYMATKVYQLSPPQDLVLAMSLVRAAPLFNNKELVNKEVKLTKERYDTVKRVFILCDQDLALEESFQRWMIEKNPPHEVKVINGADHMAMFSKPLELFTYLGEIAHKYSSN; encoded by the exons ATGGATTTCATGGCGTCCCTTCCAGCCACAGTGGCTAATAAAATCGTTCTAGTCGGTCATAGTTTAGGTGGTCTTAGCATCTCCCTTGCCATGGAAAGCTTTCCTCGGAAAATTTCAGCTGTAGTATTTGTCGCCTCTGCTATGCCTGGTCCTAACTTCAGTTTTCTCAATATATCTCAAAag ATGACAAGAAGAGCAGGTTCTTTTGTGGATTCAAAATTCATATTTGAGAATGGTCCTAATAAATCTCCAACGGCCTCAATTTTAGGGCCAATATACATGGCAACAAAGGTGTACCAACTTTCACCACCACAG GACTTGGTTCTTGCAATGTCATTGGTGAGGGCTGCCcctttatttaataataaagagtTGGTGAACAAAGAAGTCAAACTTACCAAGGAAAGGTATGACACAGTTAAAAGAGTTTTTATATTGTGTGACCAAGACTTAGCACTCGAGGAGAGTTTCCAAAGGTGGATGATCGAGAAGAACCCACCGCATGAAGTAAAGGTCATTAATGGAGCTGATCATATGGCTATGTTCTCTAAACCACTTGAGCTCTTTACTTATCTTGGGGAGATTGCACACAAATATTcttcaaattaa